From the Bacteroidota bacterium genome, one window contains:
- a CDS encoding T9SS type A sorting domain-containing protein, with amino-acid sequence MVTLIKKIILIQVFLLVSIMGYSQTTINTGAVSGTWTSANSPYYVMGDIYINSNLQIDEGVSVYFYNGKSLTVNSGGDLTISGTAGNQVTLSAIHPESGWEGIDISNNTNTNTFEYCVIEYVIKKPAVISNNFASCGAIYMNSTNGTTFSYCTFQYNEIITGGGIAAVSSRITADECVFQYNDVDSFGGGIYIENGDVDDEITNCDFYDNNAGYGGGIYIIDDEYADLISYCSFDANEATYGGGGIWIENSIGVEIEYSDFNSNTSNTSIPAYSGGAIGIMTDNEYAQASDFSITHCQIMYNDATSSNGYYGFGGGIFIYQQSEEDISIEISNCEINNNDADFYGGGLYFEDCGGEIYISLNDINNNNSINGAGLYFDIDPSNDNINLVNNLIADNTASSNGGGIFSNSDYNLYSCTVANNSVSGYGGGLYGSGSPSVYAINTIIWGNTATTNPNVYPTTNGSDFEYTCCPSCSTGTGNIYSDPNLVSTTDYRIQMEDSYCDNSGNNSATYITTYDLANTNRILYTTIDIGAYESIGQYVCGDVGDNPGNTWTNHNTSGIDYVVICDIHIESGKTLNIDEGTAIVFDGSYQLDVEGCLNAVGTSGEMITFSTTTGKTWEGIRFENLNSASEPKSNIKYCEIENVYKPSGATCTCADSLTSRPDYSGAIYIHNSSNIEISDCDIHDNEVCAQGGGIYVGSCSDPDIHENEIYENIAGRSGGGICIMYSSNPDIYDCDIYSNTATSRYGGGIRIGQSSAPNIYENEINYNQAGKQGGGISICNNSDPDVFNNIIDNNDCTENGGGIAITLIQGYSPNPIIYNNLITNNTADDNGGGVYIIGCSPKIYNCTIADNEADDDGDGVYFDGFSSPDFLNDIIWDNGTVDVSNAGTPPDRDDSEFDYCDIGNFTTNGSAKDNIIGDPEFRDGYHISFVYSPCKDGGYYNINPQTTFDLDGNDRYQGDNTMDMGCYENPGDVPAWYYIVFNDIEETEKEGLSIICYPNPVEDKVNIVIQSDIATNAKVYLFDNIGKTVFTGKWDINEGENYYTMKRKQLSAGIYFLKITNNQNISEMHKLIFN; translated from the coding sequence ATGGTTACTTTAATAAAAAAAATTATACTAATACAAGTATTTTTACTTGTTTCGATTATGGGTTATTCACAAACAACAATTAACACTGGTGCAGTTTCAGGCACATGGACTTCTGCAAATTCACCCTATTATGTGATGGGAGATATTTACATCAATTCCAATTTGCAAATAGATGAAGGTGTATCAGTTTATTTTTATAATGGAAAATCATTAACGGTTAATAGTGGAGGAGATCTTACTATTTCAGGAACGGCTGGGAATCAGGTTACCTTATCAGCCATTCATCCAGAAAGCGGCTGGGAAGGAATTGATATCAGCAATAATACAAACACCAATACTTTTGAATATTGTGTAATTGAATACGTTATTAAAAAACCTGCTGTAATCTCCAATAATTTCGCATCCTGTGGTGCCATTTACATGAACTCGACTAATGGTACTACATTCTCATATTGCACCTTTCAATACAATGAAATAATTACTGGTGGCGGCATTGCAGCAGTTTCCAGCAGGATTACTGCTGACGAATGTGTTTTCCAATACAATGATGTCGATAGTTTCGGAGGAGGAATTTATATTGAAAATGGAGATGTTGATGATGAAATCACCAATTGTGATTTCTATGACAATAATGCAGGATATGGTGGAGGAATATATATTATTGATGATGAATATGCTGATTTAATTTCTTATTGCTCATTTGATGCGAATGAAGCGACATATGGCGGAGGAGGTATATGGATAGAAAACAGTATTGGGGTTGAAATAGAATATTCAGATTTCAATAGTAATACGTCAAATACTTCTATACCTGCTTATAGTGGTGGTGCAATAGGAATCATGACAGACAATGAATATGCTCAAGCTTCTGATTTCTCTATTACACATTGCCAAATAATGTACAATGATGCTACATCTTCAAACGGGTATTATGGCTTTGGAGGAGGAATTTTTATTTATCAGCAATCTGAGGAAGATATCTCCATAGAAATTAGTAATTGCGAAATAAACAACAATGATGCTGACTTTTATGGTGGAGGCTTATATTTCGAAGATTGTGGAGGAGAAATATACATTTCATTAAACGATATCAATAATAACAATTCTATAAATGGAGCTGGTTTATATTTTGATATAGATCCTTCAAATGATAACATTAACCTTGTAAATAACCTGATTGCAGACAATACTGCTTCTAGTAATGGTGGTGGAATATTTAGTAATTCTGATTATAACTTATACAGTTGCACTGTAGCTAACAATTCTGTATCGGGATATGGAGGAGGATTATATGGATCCGGCAGTCCAAGCGTTTATGCAATAAATACCATCATATGGGGCAATACTGCAACTACAAACCCCAATGTTTATCCAACAACAAATGGTTCCGACTTTGAATATACTTGTTGTCCTTCCTGCTCTACAGGTACAGGAAATATATACTCTGATCCTAATTTAGTTTCAACAACTGACTACCGGATACAGATGGAAGACTCCTATTGTGACAATTCTGGTAATAATAGTGCAACTTATATAACAACCTATGATCTGGCAAATACGAACAGAATTTTATATACTACGATTGACATAGGTGCTTATGAATCTATTGGACAATATGTGTGTGGTGATGTAGGGGACAATCCTGGGAATACATGGACTAACCACAATACAAGTGGAATTGATTATGTAGTGATTTGTGATATACATATTGAATCAGGAAAAACACTTAATATTGATGAAGGAACTGCAATAGTTTTTGATGGATCATATCAATTAGATGTGGAAGGATGTTTAAATGCAGTTGGCACTTCAGGCGAAATGATTACTTTTTCTACCACAACAGGTAAAACATGGGAAGGAATACGCTTTGAGAATTTAAATTCTGCCTCTGAACCAAAATCAAACATCAAGTATTGCGAAATAGAGAATGTCTATAAACCATCAGGAGCTACTTGTACTTGTGCAGATAGTTTAACTTCCAGACCTGATTATTCGGGTGCTATCTACATTCACAATTCATCTAATATAGAAATATCTGATTGTGATATACACGATAACGAAGTTTGTGCACAGGGAGGAGGAATATATGTTGGATCTTGCTCTGATCCGGATATTCATGAAAATGAAATCTATGAAAATATTGCTGGTAGATCTGGTGGAGGAATTTGTATCATGTATTCATCTAATCCAGACATCTATGATTGTGATATTTATTCAAACACTGCCACAAGCAGATATGGTGGAGGTATTAGGATAGGCCAAAGTTCTGCTCCCAATATTTATGAAAACGAAATAAATTATAACCAGGCTGGGAAACAGGGAGGCGGTATTTCTATTTGTAATAATAGTGACCCCGATGTATTTAATAATATTATTGATAATAATGATTGTACAGAGAATGGAGGCGGAATTGCTATAACCTTAATCCAAGGCTATTCTCCAAATCCAATTATTTACAATAACCTCATAACTAATAATACTGCAGATGATAATGGTGGTGGTGTTTATATAATTGGATGTAGTCCTAAAATATATAACTGCACTATTGCTGATAATGAAGCAGATGATGATGGTGATGGGGTTTACTTTGATGGTTTCAGTTCACCGGATTTCCTAAATGACATTATCTGGGACAATGGAACCGTAGATGTTAGTAATGCTGGTACCCCGCCTGATAGAGATGACAGTGAATTTGATTATTGTGATATAGGTAATTTCACTACCAATGGGAGTGCGAAAGATAACATAATAGGTGATCCTGAATTCAGAGATGGATATCATATCAGTTTCGTTTATTCTCCATGTAAAGATGGTGGATATTATAATATTAATCCTCAAACTACTTTTGACCTTGATGGAAATGATAGATATCAAGGCGACAATACCATGGATATGGGCTGTTACGAGAATCCCGGAGACGTGCCTGCCTGGTATTATATTGTTTTTAATGACATTGAGGAAACTGAAAAAGAAGGTTTAAGTATTATTTGTTATCCAAATCCAGTTGAAGACAAGGTAAATATTGTGATTCAGTCAGATATTGCAACAAATGCTAAAGTGTATTTGTTCGATAACATTGGGAAAACAGTATTTACTGGTAAATGGGATATAAATGAAGGTGAAAACTATTATACAATGAAGCGGAAGCAGTTGTCAGCAGGAATTTATTTTCTTAAAATAACCAATAATCAAAACATTTCAGAAATGCATAAACTTATTTTTAATTAG